The following proteins are co-located in the Plasmodium vinckei vinckei genome assembly, chromosome: PVVCY_11 genome:
- a CDS encoding bifunctional methylenetetrahydrofolate dehydrogenase/cyclohydrolase, putative, giving the protein MKADLLIGLPVSEKIDQLVLKKIENYKKESLENGVEFKGKKKLYVIYSKNVVAYSYLYILLKKSIYLKLDIIFILVKVDKKYSQEKLINLIKKINKKKGNNTSILILSPLSFHINKFYVSKFINEKKDIDASNNNTIFKVLNIKKSLLQFFGLDTNFTNKNEKNVNLVSIYTYIPHCKKRHTIYDSYTNEEQIIDVRNADNQCVYPQCFISMVHIQNFIYLIQLFFSLFQSLLFNYYLFIIINIKHALICCIKNVLTNNCQEIYKKGKVEDNNTHIKKVIVKSTNYYRDNSSNWCIKKSLKKVSNSMDTEIYNYLNEFTKYNIPCCVHSIILFIKYYNIKIENKKILILNNNINIFLTLFYFFYKIGISTTVYDAVNGYTICRYNKDAKKKNKQIYFFMKMDKKKKKKLYVHDENDFKNKILKFINNYIYNINKHIQSNKKYSIIKNNLKKNIIKNSDIIIIGIGYFNILKKKHIKKNAIILDLGINLISTSLIKKKEKKKLCVSSKVENEIQGTNESTNPIKPSCLCERKCFSIKYRKKRVYEQRKVQNKRKCRNINRGSFKKTDICNDSSSNKNVCRKEEVKNRYNKILLKNDKLKLEFANKLSKFFKNYEIFGDVDLNCKKKSSYISAVPGGIGPITTSMLFYNLYFKKNT; this is encoded by the coding sequence ATGAAGGCTGACTTGCTAATTGGGCTTCCAGTATCAGAAAAAATTGATCAgcttgttttaaaaaagattgaaaattataaaaaggaaagTTTAGAGAATGGTGTAGAGTTTAAGGGAAAGAAAAAACtgtatgtaatatattccAAAAATGTGGTAGCAtattcttatttatatatattattaaaaaaaagtatatacttaaaattggatataatttttatactaGTAAAAGTAGATAAGAAATATTCtcaagaaaaattaattaatttaataaaaaaaattaataaaaaaaaaggaaataacaCATCAATCTTAATTTTATCACCCTTAAGTTTTCATATAAACAAGTTTTATGtatcaaaatttattaacgaaaaaaaagatattgatgcttctaataataatacaatatttAAAGTATTAAACATTAAGAAATcattattacaattttttggATTAGACAcaaattttacaaataagAATGAAAAGAATGTAAATTTGGttagtatatatacttatattcCTCATTGTAAAAAGAGACACACCATTTATGATAGTTATACAAATGAAGAGCAAATAATTGATGTTAGAAATGCAGACAATCAATGTGTATACCCACAATGCTTCATATCAATGGTAcatattcaaaattttatatatttgatacaattgtttttttcactatttcaatcactattatttaattattacctatttattataataaatataaaacacgCTTTAATATGctgtattaaaaatgtattgaCAAATAATTGTCAAgagatatataaaaaagggaaagTAGAAGACAACAATacacatattaaaaaagtaatagTTAAATctacaaattattatagaGACAATTCCAGTAATTGGTGTATTAAAAAGTCTTTGAAAAAAGTATCAAACAGTATGGATACCGAAATTTATAACTATTTAAATGAGTTTACTAAGTATAATATACCTTGTTGTGTTCActccattattttatttattaaatattacaatattaagatagaaaataaaaagatattaattcttaataataatataaatatatttttaacattattttattttttttataaaattggaATATCTACAACAGTTTATGATGCAGTCAACGGATATACTATTTGTAGATATAACAAAGACgcaaaaaagaaaaacaagcaaatttatttttttatgaaaatggacaaaaaaaaaaaaaaaaaattatatgttcatgatgaaaatgattttaaaaataaaattcttaaatttataaataattatatatataatataaataagcatatacagagtaacaaaaaatattctatcatcaaaaataatttgaaaaaaaatattataaaaaattccgatattataataattggtattggatattttaatattttaaagaaaaaacatataaaaaaaaatgccaTAATTTTAGATCTAGGTATCAATTTAATATCTACAAgtcttataaaaaaaaaagaaaaaaaaaaattatgtgtTTCTAGCAAAGTTGAAAACGAGATCCAAGGAACAAATGAAAGTACAAACCCGATTAAACCATCTTGTTTATGTGAAAGAAAATGTTTTAGTATCAAATATAGAAAGAAAAGGGTGTATGAGCAAAGGAAAGTTcaaaacaaaagaaaatgtagaaatataaatagaGGGTCTTTTAAAAAGACCGATATATGCAATGATAGTagtagtaataaaaatgtgtgtAGAAAGGAAGAGGTTAAAAatagatataataaaatattattaaaaaatgataaattaaaactTGAGTTTGCCaataaattatcaaaattttttaaaaattatgaaatatttgGAGATGTAGATTTaaattgcaaaaaaaaatcttcATATATTTCGGCTGTTCCTGGTGGAATTGGCCCTATTACAACTTCtatgttattttataatttatattttaaaaaaaatacttaa